A single region of the Peromyscus eremicus chromosome 16_21, PerEre_H2_v1, whole genome shotgun sequence genome encodes:
- the Enpp5 gene encoding ectonucleotide pyrophosphatase/phosphodiesterase family member 5, which produces MIPKFLVVSCTLAALTHSPAFSLQPEQQKVLVVSFDGFRWDYLYKVPTPHFHYIMKYGVHVKQVTNVFITKTYPNHYTLVTGLFAENHGIIANDMFDPIHNKSFSLEHMNIYDSEFWEEATPIWITNQKAGHASGAAMWPGTDVKIHESFPTYYLPYNESVSFEDRVAKIIEWFTAKDPINLGLLYWEEPDDTGHDVGPDSPLMGPAISDIDHKLGYLIKMLKKAKLWNNINLIITSDHGMTQCSKQRVIELDRYLDKDHYTLIDHSPVAAILPKEGKFDEVYDALAGAHPNLTVYKKEEIPERWHYKKNDRVQPIVAVADEGWYILQNKSDDFLLGNHGYDNALAEMHPIFLAHGPAFRKNFTKEAMNSTDLYPLLCHLLNLTALPHNGSFRNVQDLLSSASPKTIPYTQSPTHLLGSDKPGEYEQEESYPYYIGVSLGSIIAIVFSVVLIKHLIHSQVPTLRYMQVEVAQPLLQA; this is translated from the exons ATGATTCCAAAGTTTCTCGTGGTGTCTTGCACACTGGCTGCCCTAACTCATTCACCTGCATTTTCTCTTCAGCCAGAACAGCAGAAGGTTCTAGTAGTTTCCTTTGATGGATTCCGCTGGGATTACTTATATAAAGTTCCAACACCTCATTTTCATTATATCATGAAATACGGTGTTCATGTGAAGCAAGTCACTAATGTCTTTATCACAAAGACCTACCCTAACCATTACACTTTGGTCACTGGTCTCTTTGCAGAGAATCATGGGATTATTGCCAATGACATGTTTGATCCTATTCACAACAAGTCTTTCTCCTTGGAACACATGAACATTTATGATTCTGAGTTTTGGGAAGAAGCCACACCTATATGGATCACAAACCAGAAGGCAGGGCATGCTAGTGGCGCGGCCATGTGGCCGGGAACGGATGTAAAGATCCATGAGAGCTTCCCTACCTACTACCTACCTTACAATGAGTCCGTTTCCTTTGAGGACAGAGTTGCCAAAATCATTGAATGGTTTACAGCCAAAGACCCCATCAATCTCGGTCTTCTCTACTGGGAAGAACCTGATGACACAGGCCATGATGTGGGACCCGACAGTCCTCTCATGGGGCCTGCCATTTCAGACATTGACCATAAGTTAGGGTATCTGATAAAAATGCTGAAAAAGGCCAAGTTATGGAATAATATTAACCTAATCATCACGAGTGACCATGGAATGACCCAGTGCTCTAAGCAGAGGGTGATAGAACTTGACCGCTATCTGGATAAAGACCACTATACCCTGATTGACCACTCACCTGTAGCTGCCATTCTGCCAAAAGAAG GTAAATTTGATGAAGTCTATGATGCGCTGGCTGGTGCCCATCCTAATCTAACAGTctacaaaaaggaggaaattccAGAACGAtggcattacaagaaaaatgATCGAGTTCAACCAATCGTAGCAGTGGCCGACGAAGGGTGGTATATTTTGCAGAATAAGTCAGATGATTTTCTGT TAGGCAACCATGGTTATGATAATGCATTAGCAGAAATGCATCCAATATTTTTAGCCCACGGTCCTGCCTTCAGAAAGAATTTCACAAAAGAAGCCATGAACTCCACAGATCTGTACCCACTGCTCTGCCACCTCCTCAATCTCACCGCCCTGCCACACAATGGATCATTCAGGAATGTCCAGGATCTTCTCAGTTCAGCAAGTCCAAAAACAATTCCTTACACACAGAGTCCCACACACCTCCTTGGTAGTGACAAGCCAGGAGAGTATGAGCAAGAGGAGTCGTACCCTTATTACATAGGCGTCTCTCTCGGCAGCATTATAGCCATCGTTTTCTCTGTAGTTCTCATTAAGCATTTAATTCACAGCCAAGTGCCTACTTTACGCTATATGCAGGTTGAAGTTGCTCAACCGTTACTACAAGCTTAG